From the genome of Ailuropoda melanoleuca isolate Jingjing chromosome 5, ASM200744v2, whole genome shotgun sequence:
agcagggggaagagaaaagggggctGACGGTTGGGGTCTAGCTGTGCACCCCTCAAGGCCCTGTTGCACTGCTCTCAGCTGCCTCTGGCTCCTCTGACTGATTCAGCTCTGCacgctcctcctcttcctcctggtttTCTGGggccttcctggggagggggattGGGGAGAATTGTGCGCATGGTTTCTAGCACTCCATCAttcctcccccccacaccccttcttGCTGCCTGGAGGTCCCAAGTCTGAGGTGTTTTCTCCACTCACCTCTCCTCTCTTCGGTGTCGCTGTCTTCGCCACATGATGGCCCCAATGAGCAGGGCGGCTATCCCCAGGCCTCCCAGGATCCCCAGGGCCAGGGCTACAGTTCCCAGTCCCTGCCCTTCCACAGAGCCTGtagagagatggggagaagtgAGGGCCCAGCCTCCACCACTCACCATTCCTTTCTTGTTGACCATCCATCCCCTAGTCACGTGGGCTCGTCTGCTTCCAACCCCTCACCTGCGATTGGCTTGTCTGCTTCTGAAAGACAAAGTCAGAGCAAGTTAGAAGGGAAGGTCTCAGTTTGAGAGAAGGCTATTTAGTGGGAGCCCTGATGGcgtctttccctttcttcagttcagaggagagaggggataGGCTGGACCGCTCTCTTGGGAGGGTTTGGGGCAGAGGAGGCCTGGATGTGGGTGCACTGAGGAGGGGTGGTGTGATTCTTGGGGACAGTGCCAGGATGGGCTAGGGAACTGGAGTCTGCACTGTCCCTTAACCCAGCCCCAGGATCCCTGGGGTTTGGAGAGAGGTCTCACCGATGATGACATGGACAGCAGGGCTTTCCTGGGGCTCATGGCTGGGATGGGTGGCCACACAGCTGTAGGTTCCCTGGTCCTCAAGCTTCACCTTATGGAAGAGCAGCACAGGTGTGGGGGGAATGTGCAGGGGTATGCCCTGGGGAAAGAAGGGGGGCAGGAGACTATTACAACATCTCCATACATCCCATACTCCTGTCTTTGTCTTCACATCCTCAGATAGTCTGTCATCTTTCCCAGCTTCTTGTCTGCCTCTCCATGAGCCTCCTGTCCTAGTTGCCAGTGATGTGTCTGTCTACTTCCCAGCCCCCTCTCCAGGTCACTCACATCCTTGATCCAGTGGATTTGAAGGGAGGACTGGGCAGGGGTTTCACAGGTCAGGGTCAGGGTACCACCAAGAACTACTTTTCCATCTTCTGGCTGTACCATCACTTGGACCTCCGGAGGCACAGGCTCTGGGGCAGAGGGGATGAAGTTGAGAGTTATACCTGTGTGTGGTCCCAGTGGCCATGGGCTTAACTCGTCCTTCTCTGAGGGCCTCCACTCACCCCAGACTGTGAGCTGGATGGGGGCTGTGTGTAGGGCTCGACGCCGGGGAAGTCCAGGGCGGAAGCTACAggagaaggtggggtggggagctccTCCCTGGGCTGGGATCACCGTCAGCTCTGACTGGAGTGTGAAAAGCCCTGTCTTAGGATGTCTTCTGGTCTCTTCCTGCACAGACGTTCCTATGGCGGGGAAGGGAAGACAAGGCAAGATATACCACGGTGGGTGTGGGGGAGCAGTCAGAAAGAAAGCAGCTGGGAGGGGGGACTTTGGGACTTACCTTTGCCGTCAGGTATGAGAGGTTTCCCGTTTGAGTGCCAGTTAAGAGTCCCTGCAGGATAGCCCCCCTCAGACACACATGTCCCCACCTGGGGAAAGAGTGACGTTCGTCATCTTTGAAAATAagagactacacacacacacacacacacacacacacacacacacacacacacacacagaccttacacccccttcctctcctcagGACTGCTTTCTACTTCCCCTCTTTCTCCCACTACCTTATTGGGTACACCAGCCATGAGTTCAGAGGCAGGATTGATAATTTCTGGCTTCTCAGGAGTCTCTGAAGGAGGGAAAATTTCAATCAGAGGCTGCAGCTTTGAAGACACGCGCAGGTGTGGGAACTGGGGCTGCTGAAGTCACAGGTTCTCACACACCAGGGCCAAGGAATCAAGGGCTGGGGTTGAAGGCTTTTCCTTAGATGAGAGGTGGGCCATGGAGAAGGCCCTGGAACTCTTACGGTAGACTCGGACTTGGTAGGCAGACCTcgtctcctttcccttcctgcttGTTGCCCGGCACCGGAAAGTCCCCTCATCCTGGACCCCTACTGCCGGCAGGAGGAGGGAGCCGTTGGGGAGCACTCGAGCTACGCTGTCCCAGGAGCCTCCCTGAGGAGACAGGACCTTCCAAGCTTCTGTCCGACCTGTGttctggggacagaggagaggggacTGAACAGTGCAAGTCCTTTGGGAAAGGACTCGTTTGGCGGGGAGGTGGGGAAGCGAATCATCCCTGGTCTCTGGAGGTGGGGAAGCTGTGGCAGGAGCCCTGCTTACCAGTTTCCATTCCAGCTGCTGGGGTGGTTTCTTGGGGGCTCCCCTACAGTTCAGCACCAGTGGCTTCCCAATCCGGGCTGTGATGTTTCGGTCGCCTCCTACTGCCCCTGGGAGACAGTACAATGGTGGAGGGGTAGGTGGGAAAGGGAGAGCTAACAAAACTAGGACAAGATGGGTGAGGGAGCTTGAAAAGCAGTGCCCGGGTTCCAGGAAAAGTTCTGGGCAGATGTGGGGAGGAGGATGAAGTGCTTTCTGTGGGGAGGATTGGTGTGAGGGGAGTGGCTCACCCCACAGACTGAGGACCAGCACCCAGGCtcctgccgctgcccctgctgccatcctgcttccttcccaggcTCCTGGCTCTGTCTGCCCCTCAGTGTTGTGGCCACTGCCCTAGGTGGGGCTTGTACCTCTCCCCTACCCCCCGTCTTCCCGTCCTGTCCCGCCACAGGGAATGCTAGGAATTCATGCTTCTTGGACAAGAGTCCTTCAGGTACGAGTAGAAACAATTATCACCCCACCCTTAGGTACTGCCAGTCTCTGGGCATAGCCACatccatgggggtggggagtgtacCTCCTGGGATCTCTCAATACTCAGAGCCCCCAACTCATTCCGTCAGTCCACCGAGGGTTTGCCTGGTGGACGACTGGAGCCCCATATTGCTTAGGTAAGGTTGCTGGGCAACAGGGTTCAGGCCTAGCTGTTTCCCTTGGGGAGGGTTGAGGGTGAACCATGGGACCTGGCTGGTGAGGGCAAGGCTGGGAGGAGTCGGGGGAAACACCTGTTCGGGGCTTTATGAGAGAAAGATTTTATTCTGGGGTTTctcatgtttttgaaaataatgctCAACTAAacccagggaaaaaagaaatttctttatttaaaactgcgtgtttttttttcttcttttctgtgaaaCTACAAGTTTACAAGTGAGGAGAGAACTGCCCCCGGCCCGTGCCTCCCGCCCACCACCCATCACATATCTAATCTGCTCCCCTCCAGTCCTGCCTGAATCTTTGACAGGAGAGGTTCCCCACTATGACAGTCTTGTAAAATCCTGAGGATGTTTGAGGGGCTCAGATGGTGGGGTTCTGGCCAAGGATGGGACATTGGTGATTTTACTTTCCCCCACACCTGGCTTTTTgcatcctccctcctctctctccccaccctcgattttgtactgagaaaaaaaaatgccttgttTCTGGGGAAATTGAGGGAGATACATATACAAGCACCCCAACCCACATTTAACATATTTGGCAATAACCCgttccccattcttccctttccaGTCTGCAAATAGtagtttaaaaagatttaaagatgTGTCATTCACAGGGGAAGGTGGCACTTCCTTGAAATTACTGAGTCCAGCCCTGCCCAAGGgttgtgtgggggggagggagggaggatagGTCAGCAGAGCAAGCCCCTGACTACCTCCACACCAAACAGCAGAGAGCTGCCTGCATAAGCAAAGAACATCGCAGCAATTTTAGGGGGGCAGGCTTGGTGCCCTGCTAAACATACTTTCTGATGGACAGGACTGGAGCCAGGTGGGCCTCTTTACAAATTCTTtttgttcccctttctcttaTGACCCCTTTGGCTATCACCCCTAACATgggaaaacaagaaattaaaaaaaaatcaatatatttataaaaacatctaCTTCCCCAAACTAAAAATTGAGAACcgataacagcaacaaaaaaatttaaaaagtacagatgGATCCcagggttttgtttctttcctttaaaaaaaaaaaaaaatcaaccccaAAGCCCAGTCAACAATTCCCTAAAGTAGCAGAAACTCCCTCCGAGGTAGATATCTGAGTCAGACACTCTCGTCCACCGAGCGATTCTATTGGTTTAAGATGAGCTGCGTATGAGGTAATAAAGCCatctggaggggcagggggtggggaggcacaggGTTCACGGCCCATGTCCTCTGTCCAGAAGTTGTGTCCCCAGTTTTGGCGTCTCTGGTCAGGCAGGGCTGGCTTCTCCACAGATCCCAGAGCAGataagtggggtgggggagggagaggggggagcccagggaaagagacagaaacagaaaatggtaTGGCAGGTAGAGCAAAAGGAAAGCGATCTGAACAACAGGATTCTGGGTGTATggtttgtgtgtgagagaaaagggggagaaaaaagactgaaaaaaaggaaaaaggggagagagaCCCCATTCTCCCCTTAGGGGACCCCATTCTCCCTGCCACGTAGTAAGCACCCCCAGCACAGAGAGTCTGGTTGGGGAAGGGATGACCCCATTTGCCCTTCTCTGTCTTGTGCTTCTCCTGTGTCTGGGGTTTGTCCTCTGGATGCCTGTGTCCTCTTCACGAGTCGCCTtgtgcacccccacccctgtggcCCTGAGGGGCAAGATCAGTTGGAAGTGTCAGAGTGAACGCTCCCTGGTCCCTCTGTCGGAGATGTCACTGAGGACGGGGTTACAGCTTCCTGCCAGCCACCGTTTGCCTGGAAAAAGAGAGAGCTGGTTGGGGCAGGGCTCTGGGAAATCCAGTGTGGGAGACAACGCTGCCAAGGGAAAGGCCGTCCTGTCCAGGTGAGAGGTGGACAAAGGGAGCGTCAGGTGTGCACTCACCCTCATTTCCCGAGGGCTGTACATCTGGCCTCCCGCAAGGTTATCCCCGTAGCCCCCTGGCCCCATTGAGTGTCGGAGTGATTCCACCTGCAGGCAGCAAAGAAGGGTATGACACAGTGAGGAATCTCATACCCTGAAGAGAGGGAAACCGAGTTCGGGAAAGCCCTACTCGAGGGGAGATGGGCCACCTGACCTGGGAAGCAGAGTAGGAATCTCCGTTGAGCCCGGGCATCCCCAGAAACATGTCTCCGGATCCTGAGAGATTGAAAGAGCCGCCAGAGCCTTGGGGGAGCAGACAGGAAATTAGGGAAGAGTGTAACAGAGCCTGTGATGGCAGACAGGAGATTCCCACAGTTCTGTTTCCAAAAAGCCCTCTGAACTAGTTCTGGGGGTGTGCCACAGTGCACAACTTACCCCTAAGACATTGCAACGAGGAGCAGGCCGTTGCTgagccttcccctccctccctggccactTGCTGGAAGACAGGCAGAAGTAACTTCGCTGGGTGGCCTTTGTCCCCTGACATCACCCCATCTCAGCTAGGTCCCTCTCACCCCAAAAGGCCCCCTCTCTGCTGTGATCCTGCCTAGACAGGAAGTGGAAACAAAGGCAGGAAGTGTGCAAGATAGCCAGCCAGGATGGCAGCGGAGTCCACCTGCAGAGGAAGGGGGTGTCGGGGAGCTGGTGCGGCTGTGGCCCCCCTGGGTGACTGACACGGCCGTCTTGACAGCATAGATGTTTGCTTCCTCTTGGaactttccaatatttttcttatagcGAATCCGCTTGTTGCCAAACCAGTTGGAGACCTGTGGGGTATTGAGCAGAAAGGAGGGTCAGGTGGAGACCTTTCCCCCTGTAAGGCCCTCAGTCAGTAGAATCAGAGAGCATTTAACCTGaaacccaccccccaccccaggcctccccagTACCTGAGAGACAGTGATGCCGCACTTCTTGGCAAGCTCCTCCTTAGCCTCCTCGCTAGGATATGGGTTACTCAGGTGGGAGTAGAAATACTCGTTGAGGACCTCAGTGGCCTGTTTGCTGAAGTTGCGGCGTTTTCGTCTACGGAGGAGGGAGAGCGGCGGTGAGGAGGCCGGCTGTCCCGGCAGGGCCTCCATCCTGCGCCACGCTGGAGGGTGCCCCTGCACGGAGCACCGTGGCAAGGAACGCGGTGGCCCAGAGGCTTGGAGAAGAGCGGGAAGGAGCCCCACCTGGCATCCAAGAAGCGGGAGCGCAGGATCATGACGGCCTCACAGGTGCTCTGCTTGAGCTGCATCTGGATGGCGCTGAACTTGCGATGGATGATGCTCACCATGCGCTCCATCTCCTTGGGAGCCACGGGCCGAGTGCGGCTCTGCTCCCGCAGCAGGTTCATGACGTGCGTCGTGAACTCGTTACATGCCTGCAGCGGGGCCGGGGCGCCGTGAGGAGGGGGCCCTCTGGCCTTGGGATTCCCCGCTGGGGCCTCTCCTCGCACCCGCTCTGGCCTGGTCTCCTCACCTGCTCGTACTTCTCCAGCTCCGAGTGGTAGATGTGGCGGATCTGGGCAAGTTTGCTGCGATAGTCGGAGTGTTCGATGGAGTTGTCAGGGGACACGCCGCCCCCGGAGGCTGCAGCGGCTGCAGCTGCTGCGGCTGAGCCCCCCACCTTCTCAGGCCCAGCCACACCCTCTGCCAGAAGCATGTTGTCCAGGCGCATCAGCTGTGGGTCCACCGGCTCCTCCTCTTGGGAGCTTCGAATGCTGAGGCCTAGCATGCAGGCGAGTGAACTTAGGGACCCAGGGAACCCAGAGCCAGCTCTCAGCCCTCCTGGTGTCTCCTGGAGACCCAAGTTTCCAGGCTTTGGTCCCCTCCCCAGTTCCCCTTAGCAACTTCCATAACCCCTACTGTCCCCAGGGCCCCGAGATGTCAAACTCTTGGCCTGAGTCCTATAAAGAACAGGGTTCAGTCCCCAGAGGTGAGGAATCAGAAGGGACCCACGTACCGGTTTTTTCCTTGATTTCACACAGGACACTAAAGAGAGCAGGCTTCATGCGGTGGCAGTTGAGGGCGTGTTTCcttgggaggaaggggaaagaacagTTAAGGAGCtaaaaacgggggggggggggggcagggggggggttttttttttttttt
Proteins encoded in this window:
- the AGER gene encoding advanced glycosylation end product-specific receptor isoform X1 gives rise to the protein MAAGAAAGAWVLVLSLWGEPLPSHQSSPQKALHPPPHICPELFLEPGHCFSSSLTHLVLVLLALPFPPTPPPLYCLPGAVGGDRNITARIGKPLVLNCRGAPKKPPQQLEWKLNTGRTEAWKVLSPQGGSWDSVARVLPNGSLLLPAVGVQDEGTFRCRATSRKGKETRSAYQVRVYQTPEKPEIINPASELMAGVPNKVGTCVSEGGYPAGTLNWHSNGKPLIPDGKGTSVQEETRRHPKTGLFTLQSELTVIPAQGGAPHPTFSCSFRPGLPRRRALHTAPIQLTVWEPVPPEVQVMVQPEDGKVVLGGTLTLTCETPAQSSLQIHWIKDGIPLHIPPTPVLLFHKVKLEDQGTYSCVATHPSHEPQESPAVHVIIEADKPIAGSVEGQGLGTVALALGILGGLGIAALLIGAIMWRRQRHRREERKAPENQEEEEERAELNQSEEPEAAESSATGP
- the AGER gene encoding advanced glycosylation end product-specific receptor isoform X3 — encoded protein: MAAGAAAGAWVLVLSLWGEPLPSHQSSPQKALHPPPHICPELFLEPGHCFSSSLTHLVLVLLALPFPPTPPPLYCLPGAVGGDRNITARIGKPLVLNCRGAPKKPPQQLEWKLNTGRTEAWKVLSPQGGSWDSVARVLPNGSLLLPAVGVQDEGTFRCRATSRKGKETRSAYQVRVYQTPEKPEIINPASELMAGVPNKVGTCVSEGGYPAGTLNWHSNGKPLIPDGKGTSVQEETRRHPKTGLFTLQSELTVIPAQGGAPHPTFSCSFRPGLPRRRALHTAPIQLTVWEPVPPEVQVMVQPEDGKVVLGGTLTLTCETPAQSSLQIHWIKDGIPLHIPPTPVLLFHKVKLEDQGTYSCVATHPSHEPQESPAVHVIIGETSLQTPGILGLGSVEGQGLGTVALALGILGGLGIAALLIGAIMWRRQRHRREERKAPENQEEEEERAELNQSEEPEAAESSATGP
- the AGER gene encoding advanced glycosylation end product-specific receptor isoform X2, whose translation is MAAGAAAGAWVLVLSLWGEPLPSHQSSPQKALHPPPHICPELFLEPGHCFSSSLTHLVLVLLALPFPPTPPPLYCLPGAVGGDRNITARIGKPLVLNCRGAPKKPPQQLEWKLNTGRTEAWKVLSPQGGSWDSVARVLPNGSLLLPAVGVQDEGTFRCRATSRKGKETRSAYQVRVYQTPEKPEIINPASELMAGVPNKVVGERGEVESSPEERKGVGTCVSEGGYPAGTLNWHSNGKPLIPDGKGTSVQEETRRHPKTGLFTLQSELTVIPAQGGAPHPTFSCSFRPGLPRRRALHTAPIQLTVWEPVPPEVQVMVQPEDGKVVLGGTLTLTCETPAQSSLQIHWIKDGIPLHIPPTPVLLFHKVKLEDQGTYSCVATHPSHEPQESPAVHVIIGETSLQTPGILGLGSVEGQGLGTVALALGILGGLGIAALLIGAIMWRRQRHRREERKAPENQEEEEERAELNQSEEPEAAESSATGP
- the PBX2 gene encoding pre-B-cell leukemia transcription factor 2, which encodes MDERLLGPPPPGGGRGGLGLVGGEPGGPGEPPGGGDPGGGSGGVPGGRGKQDIGDILQQIMTITDQSLDEAQAKKHALNCHRMKPALFSVLCEIKEKTGLSIRSSQEEEPVDPQLMRLDNMLLAEGVAGPEKVGGSAAAAAAAAASGGGVSPDNSIEHSDYRSKLAQIRHIYHSELEKYEQACNEFTTHVMNLLREQSRTRPVAPKEMERMVSIIHRKFSAIQMQLKQSTCEAVMILRSRFLDARRKRRNFSKQATEVLNEYFYSHLSNPYPSEEAKEELAKKCGITVSQVSNWFGNKRIRYKKNIGKFQEEANIYAVKTAVSVTQGGHSRTSSPTPPSSAGSGGSFNLSGSGDMFLGMPGLNGDSYSASQVESLRHSMGPGGYGDNLAGGQMYSPREMRANGGWQEAVTPSSVTSPTEGPGSVHSDTSN